The genomic interval GACCTCGAAAAGATAATCCTGGTCGGTGGTTCATCCTTGTTTCCCTGGTTACAGGAGAAGATAAGGGAGGAAATCGGTTCTGCGATAGATCATTCGATTGATCCGCTCACAGTTGTTGCACGCGGGGCGGCCATCTTCGCAGGGACACAGAAACTCGATACTGCCACCAAGGCAACAAAGGCTGCAGGCTTCACGATCATGTTAGAGTATGAGCCCGTAGGAAGCGACACAAATCCTACAATTGGTGGTCGCGTTTTTCATCCGAAAGTAGAATCATTCAATGGCTTCACAATTGAAGTGTCAGAAGAAAGAAGCAAGTGGAGAAGCGGAGTTCACCGGCTCACGGAAATCGGCACATTTCTCACGGAAATTCTCGCAGAAAAGGGACGCCGCAATGAATATGTGATAAGGCTGATGGACCCACAAGGAACAGTACTACAATGCACTCCAGGCGGTTTCACTTATACGGTTGGAATGGTAATCACCAGCCCTCCGTTACCGCACTCCATAGGCATCGCGCAGGCGAACAATAAACTCGATTTACTGCTTAGGAAAGGTCAGGGATTGCCAGCAAAAACACCTGCGGTCAAGCATAAATGCGCTGTTGCACTAAGAAAGGGAGAACCAGCCTCTAAGGGAAATACAATTAGAATTCCGTTTGTTGAAGGCGAACACGAATCTAAAGCTGATCGTAATCGACTTATCGGGTATCTTGAAATCCGACCGGATGATCCAAGAGTGAAGCGAGATATCCCATATGGCAGCGATGTTGAGATCGTTGTTGAAATAGACACATCACGTGTAATAAGAGTGAAAGCGTATGTTCCTGTTCTGGATGAAGAGTTTGATGACTTGTTCAAATCCCACTATGAACCAAAATCCCCGCAAAGTCTTGCAGATGAATTCCGGGAAGAGCACGAGCGTCTCACATCATGCTTAGTGAAGGCAGCCGATTTAGAGGTTACTAAGGCCCTCCAAGAAGTGGAGCGGCTAGAGCAGGCGCAGATTGTAGATGTTGTAGACAGACAGGTAAGAGCTGCCCAAAGTGACGCAGATGCCCGTGGCGAGGCCGAGAAAAAGTTGCTTGACATGCGAGCGGCAGTGGATTACATTGAGGACATACTGGAGCTCCCGCAGTCAATAGAAGCCGCACAACAGCAGTTGATGAATACCAGAGAGATAGTGACGCAATATGGTACCTCGCGCGAGAAAGAGTACTTCCGCATCATGGAACGTGACTTGTCTGTGGCCATTCAGCATGATGCAATTGAGGTAATAAGAGCGAAGCAAGATGAATTATGGTCCTTGGGGTCAGTCATTGTTCAACGTCAGCCTTGGTTTTGGATTGAGTACCTTGAGTACTTGAAGTCGCGCAAGGAAGCATATAGTGATGCGGCACTTGCAAAGCGCCTTCTTGCTCAGTCTGCAGCAGCTGTTCAATCGAATGACATTGAAGCACTAAAAGCGGTCATTCGCCAGTTGATTGGGCTGCTTCCTCAAGATGAGCAAAGCGAGGCGCAAGAGAGGGGAAGATTCGCTGGGACAACAATTAGGCATTAGTTGGAATCCTGCGAGCTTGCTAATCATTATCCAAAAGTAATCCGCGTCTGTTTTCCGCCAGCGCATTTGGCACAAAAGGATTAGGACTATGTATAAATGCCCGACCTAAACCACCTCCAGCGCGCATTGCGCATTCTTCAGCGATTCCTAGACGAGCAGTGGCGGGTGCATTACAACACGGTCGGTCGACCCCGCAATGCAGAGTATTGCTTTGCATCAGGTATTGGTAATCTGTGCAAAACTATACTTGTTTGATCCCAAGTGGAATGGTAATATCATTCCCCCAGATCACTGTGAATGCTGTCCTATTGTTGACGTGAATTGTTGGTACATCGCCGAGTTTGATTCAACCCTTAAATGCAGCATGTGTATCCAGAATGAATGTGCAACTGTTTTTGTCTGAAAGTACTTTCCATGTCTAAGTGCGATCACATTGCACAGGGTGTTAACTATGATCGCTACAGTTATGAACAACGTTGCATTTCTAATTCCAGCACTAAACGAGTCAGACTACATTCTGAAGACAATCAAGTCTATTAGAGCTTCATATCCATTGGCTCAGATAATCGTTGCTGACGCTGGATCAACTGATCGAACTCAACAAATGTGTCAACAAGAAAACGTACTGGTTGTAAAAGGAGGCTCGCCTGCTGTTGGAAGAAATAACGCCGCCCGTTTTGCAAAGGCCGAGTTCTTTGTCTTTCTTGACGCCGACACGATTATACCTAGTGGATTTCTTGAGAGAATTCTGCCTGACTTCGAAGCAAACAGATATGTCGCAGCCTGCTTTCCTATTCAGCCTCTCAAGGATATGGGGCAAAGGCATTTGGCATTTCAGCTTTTTAACGGGTATTCGAAGCTAGTCTTTGGACTTGGATCTCTCTCGGTCATTTCTGGTTGCTGTATGCTGGTGAAGGGCGAAGCGCATGGTAATATTGGAGGATTTGACGAGAAACTTTGCGTCTTGGAAGAAATTGATTACTTCAAACGTATGCGAGCCGCAGGACAAGTGAACAGGTATGATATTCATGTTAGCACATCTACGCGGAGACACAAGAAATACTCAAAGTGCCTCGCGTTGGTCGCCTACTACATTTTACACGTATGCGGCGTAAGACTGGAAGGTGATTTTCTTAATTACTGGAATCGAAACTCTAAGCCATGAACGCATATCTGTTGAGATACTTGAGATTTGCAATTTCTTCCGGTGCCGTTTTTCGGCTTTCTTTCTTCAAAGACAGAGTTCGTAATGTACTGAAACTACTGGGCTCCCTAAGAAAGTCTGATATTCACAATGATCCGATATACTCTGAAATTGAGGTTTCTACCGCATGCAACTTGATGTGCAAATTCTGTGTTCGACCATTGCTTAGGAATAGGGATAGACTAATGCAACCGGACTTGTTCCTGAAAGTTCTTGACGCAATTCCAAACACACTATTTCTCAATTTGCAAGGGGAAGGCGAACCATTCCTAAATGG from bacterium carries:
- a CDS encoding Hsp70 family protein; translation: MNRMTIDFGIDLGTTNSSVAVLRDTGVEVINNQDGSVLTPSAVWYNKNGSLRVGAEAKARFVDDPDNAATEFKLRMGEPARKEFKRVGKTMLPEELSAEVLKSLKSDVHVGLGEDLRAAVITVPAAFDEPQCSATTRAARLAGLEVSPLLQEPVAAAMAYGFQSSISRAFWLVFDFGGGTFDAAVIQVRDGLIQVVNHAGDNFLGGKNIDWDIVDKLLVPKLAAERTLPDFDRRNVKWRAAFGKLKNAAEKAKIAVSRTRKPTLIEIDYLCNNADGDPIDFTSEVNPNEIQRLIDPWTTQAVSLCKRALSEKGLSGHDLEKIILVGGSSLFPWLQEKIREEIGSAIDHSIDPLTVVARGAAIFAGTQKLDTATKATKAAGFTIMLEYEPVGSDTNPTIGGRVFHPKVESFNGFTIEVSEERSKWRSGVHRLTEIGTFLTEILAEKGRRNEYVIRLMDPQGTVLQCTPGGFTYTVGMVITSPPLPHSIGIAQANNKLDLLLRKGQGLPAKTPAVKHKCAVALRKGEPASKGNTIRIPFVEGEHESKADRNRLIGYLEIRPDDPRVKRDIPYGSDVEIVVEIDTSRVIRVKAYVPVLDEEFDDLFKSHYEPKSPQSLADEFREEHERLTSCLVKAADLEVTKALQEVERLEQAQIVDVVDRQVRAAQSDADARGEAEKKLLDMRAAVDYIEDILELPQSIEAAQQQLMNTREIVTQYGTSREKEYFRIMERDLSVAIQHDAIEVIRAKQDELWSLGSVIVQRQPWFWIEYLEYLKSRKEAYSDAALAKRLLAQSAAAVQSNDIEALKAVIRQLIGLLPQDEQSEAQERGRFAGTTIRH
- a CDS encoding glycosyltransferase, encoding MNNVAFLIPALNESDYILKTIKSIRASYPLAQIIVADAGSTDRTQQMCQQENVLVVKGGSPAVGRNNAARFAKAEFFVFLDADTIIPSGFLERILPDFEANRYVAACFPIQPLKDMGQRHLAFQLFNGYSKLVFGLGSLSVISGCCMLVKGEAHGNIGGFDEKLCVLEEIDYFKRMRAAGQVNRYDIHVSTSTRRHKKYSKCLALVAYYILHVCGVRLEGDFLNYWNRNSKP